CCCGGCGACGTCATGATGCAGCGTCCGGCCCTCGCGCAGCGCCACGCGGATGAAGCCGCGCTTGGCAGCTTCGGTCGCCTTGCGGATGGCTTCCGGCACTTCGCGCGCCTTGCCGTGGCCGTAGCCGACCCGGCCCTTCTGGTCGCCGACGACGACGAGCGCAGCGAAGCCGAAGCGCTTGCCGCCCTTCACCGTCTTCGAAACGCGGTTGATGTGCACCAGCTTGTCGGTGAATTCCGAGTCCCGCTCCTCGCGGTCCCGCTCACGTTCACGAGCCATGAATTAAGTCCTTTCGGCGGAAACCGCCCGTGTTCGCTTAGAAGCTCAGGCCGCCCTCGCGGGCGCCTTCGGCGAGAGACTTGACCCGCCCGTGGTAGAGATAGGCGCCGCGGTCGAACACGACCTCGGTGACGCCCGCCTTCACCGCGCGCTCGGCGACGAGCTTGCCGACGGCATTAGCCGCGGCGACGTCCGCACCGGTCTTCAGCGAAGACTTCATCTCTT
This portion of the bacterium YEK0313 genome encodes:
- the rpsE gene encoding 30S ribosomal protein S5 gives rise to the protein MARERERDREERDSEFTDKLVHINRVSKTVKGGKRFGFAALVVVGDQKGRVGYGHGKAREVPEAIRKATEAAKRGFIRVALREGRTLHHDVAGRHGAGKVILRAAPAGTGIIAGGPMRAVFETLGMADVVAKSMGSSNPYNMVRATFDALKNQDSPRSVAARRGLKVSALQGRRREEGEGDA
- the rplR gene encoding 50S ribosomal protein L18 — translated: MANSKDATERRKARVRRALRTAANGRPRLSVFRSSKHIYAQIIDDQKGVTVASASSLEKEMKSSLKTGADVAAANAVGKLVAERAVKAGVTEVVFDRGAYLYHGRVKSLAEGAREGGLSF